A region of Mycolicibacterium brumae DNA encodes the following proteins:
- a CDS encoding response regulator transcription factor, whose translation MRRADGTPIGVLVVDDESVLAEMVAMALRYEGWDVTTAADGQSAISAARAVRPDAVVLDLMLPDMGGLEVLSRLRAQHPGLPVLLLTAKDALEDRIAGLTAGGDDYVTKPFSLEEVVLRLRALLRRAGVSAEDSGAQIVVGDLVLDEDSHEVTRAGDQITLTSTEFELLRFMMRNSRRVLSKAQILDRVWSYDFGGRSNIVELYISYLRKKIDNGREPMIHTLRGAGYVLKPPS comes from the coding sequence ATGCGCCGCGCCGACGGGACCCCGATCGGCGTGCTCGTCGTCGACGACGAGTCCGTGCTGGCCGAGATGGTCGCGATGGCGCTGCGCTACGAAGGCTGGGATGTCACCACCGCCGCCGACGGGCAGTCGGCGATCAGCGCGGCCCGCGCCGTCCGGCCCGACGCCGTGGTGCTCGACCTGATGCTGCCCGATATGGGTGGGCTGGAAGTGCTCAGCCGGCTTCGGGCCCAGCACCCCGGCCTGCCGGTGTTGCTGCTGACCGCCAAGGACGCGCTGGAGGACCGGATCGCGGGCTTGACCGCGGGCGGCGACGACTACGTCACCAAACCGTTCTCCCTGGAAGAGGTGGTGCTGCGGCTGCGCGCGCTGCTGCGCCGCGCAGGCGTCAGCGCCGAGGACAGCGGGGCGCAGATCGTCGTCGGCGACCTGGTGCTCGACGAGGACAGCCACGAGGTGACACGAGCCGGCGACCAGATCACCTTGACCTCAACCGAATTCGAGTTGCTGCGGTTCATGATGCGCAATTCGCGCCGGGTGCTGTCCAAGGCGCAGATCCTGGACCGGGTGTGGAGCTACGACTTCGGCGGGCGGTCCAACATCGTCGAGCTGTACATCTCGTATCTGCGTAAGAAGATCGACAACGGCCGCGAACCGATGATCCACACCCTGCGCGGGGCCGGATATGTGCTCAAGCCTCCCTCATGA
- a CDS encoding sensor histidine kinase, translating to MCSSLPHDRRWRPGTWSLRTRLLATQVLLLALVCVVIGVGTELALRGYLTHQLDGQVRDVAARSALLSALPPPRPDIRHQMGQQPGPGPAFLDAPGQPIGVVAVAVGSEVRAPDAPPDAPAQENGSQQENGSQQVAAGLLTADGTRAAISDGAVAQLLAVKPGANPVTVDLDGLGGYRVMAENDRLGRLTVSGLPTADLDATMLRVLWIFVVVSGIALLTASFLGALIARRAMAPLTRVAATARQVAGLPLDRGEVTLPVRVADQDADPKTEVGQVGSAVNRMLEHISTALSTRQASETRVRQFVADASHELRTPLTAIRGYTELARRQHDELPPEVAHAIARVDSESERMTHLVEDLLLLARLDSGRPLEREQVDLSALAVDAVSDAHIAAPDHVWNLDLPEEPVLVTGDALRLHQVLANLLANAGTHTPPGTTVTVSLESEGVLSVVDDGPGIPADLQPEVFERFARGDSSRSRKDGGTGLGLAIVAAVVRAHHGTIALDSRPGRTAITVRLPFTADA from the coding sequence ATGTGCTCAAGCCTCCCTCATGATCGACGCTGGCGGCCCGGCACGTGGTCGCTGCGCACCCGGCTGCTCGCCACCCAGGTGCTGCTGCTGGCGCTGGTCTGCGTGGTCATCGGCGTCGGCACCGAACTGGCGCTGCGCGGCTACCTGACCCACCAGCTCGACGGGCAGGTCCGCGACGTCGCGGCGCGCTCGGCGCTGCTGTCGGCGCTGCCGCCCCCGCGGCCGGACATCCGTCACCAGATGGGCCAGCAGCCCGGACCCGGGCCGGCGTTCTTGGACGCCCCCGGCCAGCCGATCGGGGTGGTCGCCGTCGCCGTCGGCTCCGAAGTCCGGGCCCCGGACGCGCCGCCGGACGCCCCGGCGCAGGAGAACGGGTCGCAGCAGGAGAACGGCTCGCAGCAGGTGGCGGCCGGGCTGCTCACCGCCGACGGGACCCGGGCGGCGATCAGCGACGGCGCGGTCGCGCAGCTGCTGGCGGTGAAACCCGGGGCCAACCCGGTCACCGTCGACCTCGACGGACTCGGCGGGTACCGGGTGATGGCCGAGAACGACCGGCTCGGCCGGCTCACCGTCAGCGGCCTGCCCACCGCCGACCTCGACGCCACCATGCTCCGGGTGCTGTGGATCTTCGTGGTGGTCTCCGGCATCGCGCTGCTGACCGCCAGCTTCCTGGGCGCGCTGATCGCCCGCCGGGCGATGGCTCCGCTGACCCGGGTGGCCGCCACCGCCCGCCAGGTCGCCGGGCTGCCGCTGGACCGCGGCGAGGTGACCCTGCCGGTCCGCGTCGCCGACCAGGACGCGGACCCGAAAACCGAAGTGGGACAGGTCGGTTCGGCCGTCAACCGAATGCTCGAACACATCTCGACCGCGCTGTCCACGCGACAGGCCAGCGAGACCAGGGTCCGGCAGTTCGTCGCCGACGCCAGCCACGAACTGCGCACACCGCTGACCGCCATCCGCGGCTACACCGAACTAGCGCGGCGCCAGCACGATGAGCTGCCCCCGGAGGTCGCGCACGCGATCGCCCGGGTGGACTCCGAGTCCGAACGCATGACGCACCTGGTGGAGGACCTGCTGTTGCTGGCCCGGCTGGATTCCGGTCGGCCGCTGGAACGCGAGCAGGTGGACCTGTCGGCGCTGGCCGTCGACGCGGTGTCCGACGCGCACATCGCCGCCCCCGATCACGTCTGGAACCTCGACCTGCCCGAGGAACCGGTGCTCGTCACCGGCGACGCGCTGCGTCTGCACCAGGTGCTGGCCAACCTGCTGGCCAACGCCGGCACGCACACCCCGCCCGGCACGACGGTGACGGTGTCGCTGGAGTCCGAGGGGGTGCTGTCGGTGGTCGACGACGGGCCTGGCATCCCCGCCGACCTGCAACCCGAAGTATTCGAGCGGTTCGCCCGCGGCGACTCGTCGCGGTCCCGCAAGGACGGCGGCACCGGGCTGGGCCTGGCGATCGTCGCCGCCGTGGTGCGCGCGCACCACGGGACCATCGCGCTGGACAGCCGCCCCGGGCGCACCGCGATCACCGTGCGCCTGCCGTTCACAGCGGACGCATAG
- a CDS encoding ArnT family glycosyltransferase produces MPEVLPPDAPCAPAPRRPRWERPALIVLLAGTAALYLWNLGASGWANGYYAAAVQAGTQNLTAWLFGSTDAANGITVDKTPAALWVMTASARLFGFNSWSMLVPQALMGVAAVALLWAAVRRISGPAPALLAGAALALTPAAALMFRFNNPDALLVLTMVGAAYATLRALDPAARAWWFPLAGALIGVGFLAKMAQGLLLVPVLAAVFWCCADLPWRTRLRRAAAAGAAATLSAGWYLLLVTCWPVEDRPYIGGSQHNSILELTFGYNGVGRITGAETGGLGNPNHDAGWARLLTGEMGDQIGWLLPSALIGLVAGLWLTRRAPRTDRTRAALLLWGGWLAVVGLTFSFAQGIVHPYYTVALAPAIGGGLATGVAVLWPRRGELPVAAALAAIVLAAAGMSVRLLAGYDGWLSWLRPTAAAAGALAALLLLLRTGRRWNLVVALALVAALAGPAGYSVATAATAHQGALPSAGPGGAHRGWGPPPGSFPSGPRSSNRPDHAGGGGFARGLLALSEPGPELTALVAAAAPGRDWAAAAIGSNNAAGYQLVAGAPVLAVGGFNGTDPAPTLEQFQRYVADGRIGYFIGSGFTSRPSDHGGSDAAARIAEWVAEHYPARTVDGVDVYDLRAHDS; encoded by the coding sequence ATCCCCGAGGTGCTGCCACCGGACGCGCCGTGCGCTCCGGCGCCGCGCCGTCCGCGCTGGGAGCGCCCGGCGCTGATCGTGCTGCTGGCCGGCACGGCGGCGCTGTACCTGTGGAATCTCGGCGCCTCTGGGTGGGCGAACGGCTATTACGCGGCGGCCGTGCAGGCCGGCACGCAGAACCTGACCGCCTGGCTGTTCGGATCCACCGACGCGGCCAACGGCATCACGGTGGACAAGACGCCCGCCGCGCTGTGGGTGATGACCGCCTCGGCGCGGCTGTTCGGCTTCAACTCGTGGAGCATGCTGGTCCCGCAGGCGCTGATGGGCGTGGCCGCGGTCGCGCTGCTGTGGGCGGCGGTGCGACGGATCAGCGGACCGGCGCCCGCGCTGCTTGCCGGCGCGGCGCTGGCGCTTACCCCCGCCGCGGCGCTGATGTTCCGGTTCAACAACCCCGACGCGCTGCTGGTGCTCACCATGGTCGGCGCCGCCTACGCCACCCTGCGCGCGCTCGACCCGGCCGCCCGCGCCTGGTGGTTCCCGCTGGCCGGCGCGCTGATCGGGGTCGGGTTCCTCGCCAAGATGGCCCAGGGACTGTTGCTGGTCCCGGTGCTGGCCGCGGTGTTCTGGTGCTGCGCCGACCTGCCTTGGCGGACGCGGTTGCGCCGCGCCGCGGCAGCCGGGGCCGCGGCGACGCTCTCCGCCGGCTGGTACCTGCTGCTGGTCACTTGCTGGCCGGTCGAGGACCGTCCGTACATCGGTGGCTCCCAGCACAATTCGATCCTGGAGCTGACGTTCGGCTACAACGGCGTCGGCCGGATCACCGGCGCGGAGACCGGCGGGCTGGGCAACCCCAATCACGACGCCGGATGGGCCCGGCTGCTCACCGGCGAGATGGGCGACCAGATCGGCTGGCTGCTGCCGTCCGCGCTGATCGGGCTGGTCGCCGGGTTGTGGCTGACCCGGCGGGCGCCCCGCACCGACCGGACCCGCGCCGCACTGCTGCTGTGGGGCGGCTGGCTGGCCGTGGTGGGGCTGACGTTCAGCTTCGCCCAGGGCATCGTGCACCCGTACTACACGGTGGCGCTGGCCCCGGCGATCGGCGGCGGTCTGGCCACCGGCGTCGCGGTGTTGTGGCCCCGCCGCGGCGAACTGCCCGTCGCGGCCGCACTGGCCGCGATCGTCCTGGCCGCCGCGGGGATGAGCGTGCGATTGCTCGCCGGATACGACGGCTGGCTGTCCTGGCTGCGCCCGACGGCAGCCGCCGCGGGGGCCCTCGCCGCGCTGCTGCTGCTGTTGCGGACCGGCCGGCGGTGGAACCTGGTCGTCGCGCTGGCGCTGGTCGCGGCGCTGGCCGGGCCGGCCGGCTACTCGGTGGCCACGGCCGCCACCGCGCATCAGGGCGCGCTGCCGTCGGCGGGGCCGGGCGGGGCGCACCGTGGCTGGGGCCCGCCGCCGGGCTCCTTCCCCAGCGGCCCTCGCTCGTCGAACCGGCCGGATCATGCCGGTGGTGGCGGCTTCGCCCGCGGACTGCTGGCGCTCAGCGAACCCGGCCCTGAGCTCACCGCGCTGGTGGCGGCCGCGGCGCCCGGCCGGGACTGGGCGGCCGCGGCCATCGGATCCAACAACGCCGCCGGCTACCAACTGGTCGCCGGCGCCCCGGTGCTGGCCGTCGGCGGTTTCAACGGCACCGACCCGGCCCCGACGCTGGAGCAGTTCCAGCGCTATGTCGCCGACGGCCGGATCGGCTACTTCATCGGCTCCGGGTTCACGTCCAGGCCGAGCGATCACGGCGGCAGCGACGCCGCCGCCCGCATCGCGGAATGGGTCGCCGAGCACTATCCGGCCCGCACCGTCGACGGCGTCGACGTCTACGACCTGCGGGCCCATGACTCATAG
- a CDS encoding bifunctional glycosyltransferase family 2/GtrA family protein, which yields MTATLDSARTSGAAEKPAGRNASRPNAARIAAQRGVPVLDVVVPVYNEQVALAGSIRRLHSYLRDQFGFSYRITIADNASADDTPAIARALAAEIDEVQVVRLEQKGRGRALHQVWENSDAPVLAYMDVDLSTDLAGLLPLVAPLISGHSDIAIGTRLARSARVVRGPKREIISRCYNLILRSTLSAKFSDAQCGFKAIRAEAAHALLPLVRDNEWFFDTELLVLAQRCGMRIHEVPVDWVDDPDSRVDLLGTAIADLLGVARLVKGFAVGDIPITEIAAQFGPADDAGLRGRHGTLLRQGVFFATVGVASTVAYLLLFLALRSGLGPQGANLVALLITAIGNTAANRRFTFGVRGRTRIARHHLQGLVVFGIGLGLTSGSLAVLHALSDPSRAVEVGVLIVANLIATLVRFALLRGWVFHPARNHANHSEEENA from the coding sequence ATGACCGCCACCTTGGACAGCGCGCGCACCAGCGGCGCAGCCGAAAAACCAGCCGGCCGTAACGCATCCCGGCCCAACGCCGCCCGGATCGCCGCGCAGCGCGGCGTCCCGGTGCTCGACGTCGTCGTGCCGGTGTACAACGAGCAGGTCGCGCTCGCCGGATCGATCCGGCGGCTGCACAGCTACCTGCGCGATCAGTTCGGCTTCAGCTATCGGATCACCATCGCCGACAACGCCAGCGCGGACGACACCCCGGCGATCGCCCGCGCGCTGGCCGCCGAGATCGACGAGGTGCAGGTGGTGCGGCTGGAGCAGAAGGGCCGCGGCCGTGCGCTGCACCAGGTCTGGGAGAACTCCGACGCCCCGGTGCTGGCCTACATGGACGTGGACCTGTCCACCGACCTGGCCGGACTGCTGCCGCTGGTGGCCCCGCTGATCTCCGGGCACTCCGATATCGCCATCGGCACCCGGCTCGCCCGGTCCGCGCGGGTGGTGCGCGGGCCCAAACGCGAAATCATCTCGCGCTGCTACAACCTGATCCTGCGCTCGACGCTGTCGGCGAAGTTCAGCGACGCCCAGTGCGGCTTCAAGGCCATCCGGGCCGAGGCCGCGCACGCGCTGCTGCCGCTGGTGCGCGACAACGAGTGGTTCTTCGACACCGAACTGCTGGTGCTTGCGCAGCGCTGCGGCATGCGGATCCACGAGGTCCCGGTGGACTGGGTCGACGATCCGGACAGCCGGGTCGACCTGCTGGGCACCGCGATCGCCGACCTGTTGGGCGTCGCCCGGCTGGTCAAGGGATTCGCCGTCGGGGACATCCCGATCACCGAGATCGCCGCCCAATTCGGTCCCGCCGACGACGCCGGACTACGCGGCCGGCATGGGACGTTGCTGCGTCAGGGTGTCTTCTTCGCCACCGTCGGGGTGGCCAGCACCGTCGCCTACCTGCTGCTGTTCCTGGCGCTGCGATCCGGACTCGGGCCGCAGGGCGCGAACCTGGTCGCCCTGTTGATCACCGCCATTGGCAACACCGCGGCCAACCGCCGGTTCACCTTCGGGGTGCGCGGGCGGACCAGGATCGCCCGCCACCACCTGCAGGGGCTCGTGGTGTTCGGGATCGGGCTGGGGCTGACCAGCGGGTCACTGGCCGTGCTGCACGCGCTGAGCGATCCGTCGCGAGCGGTGGAAGTCGGCGTGCTGATCGTCGCCAACCTGATCGCCACCCTGGTCCGGTTCGCGCTGCTGCGCGGCTGGGTGTTCCACCCGGCCCGCAACCACGCCAACCACTCGGAGGAGGAGAACGCGTGA
- a CDS encoding ArnT family glycosyltransferase, whose product MTVVDERADSDSPAPKQDPETTEHNARPRWQTPALASLLLGTAVLYLWSLNSLGWSNQFYAAAVQAGTQDLKAWLFGSLDSGNAITVDKPPAALWVMVASARIFGFNSWSMLAPQALMGVGSVWLMYAAVRRTSGPVAGLLAGAILALTPVAALMFRYNNPDALLVLLLVAAAYCVIRALDGATTLWVALSGVALGFAFLAKLLQAVLVAPALALVVLVAAPIPFWGRVRALAAGLAAMVVSAGWYVALVDLWPADSRPYIGGSTDNSLLQLTLGYNGLGRVFGGLGNPSHTGAGMPGPGDGSGGAGRNMFGGSPGLGRIFSDAMGGEIAWLLPAALIGLVAGLWLTRRAPRTDPTRAALLLWGGWTVLTAAVFSAMKGIFHPYYAIALAPGIAGLLAVSATQLWSRRAEPAVRAVLSVMVAGTGAWAFALLARTPDWQPWLRPTVLVAAIAVALAILVRPNSWGRGLAVAAVLTCLAAPAAYTLATVTHVTHGGPVPASGPARADERPGGPGGGPFPGEGQFRTADTVEAMLRATDNRWAAATVGSMTAGDMELNTGTAVMAIGGFMGADDAPTLEQFQRYVADGEVRYFLIGKGPDDGRKDQQQGDGSTGSLGGAPGGPPPGFGADGDNAASKITEWVKATFAEQQIDGMSVYDLQGPTR is encoded by the coding sequence GTGACCGTCGTCGACGAACGGGCAGACTCGGATAGCCCTGCGCCGAAACAGGATCCGGAAACCACCGAGCACAACGCGCGGCCGCGTTGGCAGACCCCGGCGCTGGCGTCGCTGCTGCTCGGGACCGCGGTGCTCTACCTGTGGTCGTTGAACTCCCTGGGCTGGTCCAACCAGTTCTACGCCGCCGCCGTGCAGGCCGGGACCCAGGACCTCAAGGCCTGGCTGTTCGGGTCGCTGGACTCCGGCAACGCCATCACCGTCGACAAACCCCCGGCCGCGCTGTGGGTGATGGTGGCCTCGGCGCGGATCTTCGGCTTCAACTCGTGGAGCATGCTGGCCCCGCAGGCCCTGATGGGCGTCGGCTCGGTGTGGCTGATGTACGCCGCGGTCCGGCGCACCAGCGGCCCGGTCGCCGGACTGCTCGCCGGCGCGATCCTGGCCCTGACCCCGGTGGCGGCGCTGATGTTCCGCTACAACAACCCCGACGCGCTGCTGGTGCTGCTGCTGGTCGCCGCGGCCTACTGCGTGATCCGCGCGCTGGATGGCGCGACCACCCTGTGGGTGGCGCTTTCCGGGGTGGCACTGGGTTTCGCGTTCCTGGCCAAACTGTTGCAGGCGGTGCTGGTCGCGCCCGCGCTGGCGCTGGTGGTGCTCGTCGCCGCGCCGATCCCGTTCTGGGGCAGGGTGCGGGCGCTGGCCGCCGGGCTGGCGGCCATGGTGGTCTCCGCCGGCTGGTACGTCGCGCTGGTCGACCTGTGGCCCGCGGACTCCCGGCCCTACATCGGCGGGTCGACCGACAACAGCCTGCTGCAACTGACCCTCGGCTACAACGGACTCGGCCGCGTGTTCGGCGGCCTGGGAAACCCGTCGCACACCGGCGCCGGGATGCCCGGCCCCGGGGACGGCAGCGGGGGAGCGGGCCGCAATATGTTCGGCGGCAGCCCCGGCCTGGGCCGCATCTTCAGTGACGCGATGGGCGGCGAGATCGCCTGGTTGCTGCCGGCCGCGCTGATCGGGCTGGTCGCCGGGCTGTGGCTGACCCGGCGAGCGCCGCGCACCGACCCGACCCGTGCCGCGCTGCTGCTGTGGGGCGGCTGGACGGTGCTCACCGCGGCGGTGTTCAGCGCGATGAAGGGCATCTTCCATCCGTACTACGCCATCGCCCTGGCCCCCGGCATCGCCGGGCTGCTCGCGGTGTCGGCCACCCAACTGTGGTCCCGCCGAGCCGAACCCGCGGTCCGCGCGGTGCTGTCGGTGATGGTGGCCGGCACCGGCGCGTGGGCGTTCGCGCTGCTGGCCCGCACCCCGGACTGGCAGCCCTGGCTGCGCCCGACGGTGCTGGTCGCCGCCATCGCGGTGGCGCTGGCCATCCTGGTCCGCCCGAACAGTTGGGGCCGCGGGCTGGCCGTCGCCGCCGTGCTGACCTGCCTGGCCGCGCCGGCCGCCTACACCCTGGCCACCGTCACGCATGTCACGCACGGCGGACCGGTGCCGGCGTCGGGTCCCGCGCGGGCCGACGAGCGTCCTGGCGGACCCGGCGGCGGGCCGTTCCCCGGTGAGGGGCAGTTCCGCACGGCCGACACCGTGGAGGCGATGCTGCGCGCCACCGACAACCGGTGGGCCGCGGCCACCGTCGGCTCGATGACCGCCGGCGATATGGAGCTCAACACCGGCACGGCGGTGATGGCCATCGGCGGCTTCATGGGCGCCGATGACGCCCCGACGCTGGAGCAGTTCCAGCGCTACGTCGCCGACGGCGAAGTGCGCTACTTCCTGATCGGCAAGGGCCCCGACGACGGGCGCAAGGATCAGCAGCAGGGCGACGGCTCCACCGGTTCGCTCGGCGGCGCCCCGGGTGGCCCGCCCCCGGGCTTCGGGGCCGACGGCGACAATGCGGCGAGCAAGATCACCGAGTGGGTGAAGGCCACCTTCGCCGAGCAACAGATCGACGGGATGTCCGTCTACGACCTGCAGGGCCCGACCCGCTAG
- a CDS encoding histidine phosphatase family protein, with the protein MQLLLIRHALPQRSELGQGADPELSETGVAQANRLPTALERFPIARVLSSPQRRAVATAAPLAESRGLSVEVDERLAEYDRGHSEYLPLEQLRTERPDQWARIAAGRLPVGVDETVFLSRIADAITDLTSLADHTDTVAVVSHGGVINALLHRVLGTERILAFQIDYASVTRLLCSRSGAFSVAEVNGTAHVWDLLPRNQNR; encoded by the coding sequence GTGCAACTGCTGCTGATCCGACATGCCCTGCCGCAGCGCAGTGAGCTCGGGCAGGGCGCCGACCCGGAGCTGTCCGAAACCGGGGTGGCGCAGGCGAATCGGCTGCCGACGGCGCTGGAGCGCTTCCCGATCGCCCGGGTGCTCAGCAGCCCGCAGCGCCGCGCGGTGGCCACCGCGGCGCCGCTGGCGGAAAGCCGCGGACTGTCCGTTGAGGTCGATGAGCGGCTCGCCGAGTACGACCGTGGGCATTCGGAATACCTTCCGCTGGAACAACTTCGGACCGAACGTCCGGACCAGTGGGCCCGGATCGCGGCCGGCCGGCTGCCCGTTGGCGTCGATGAGACAGTGTTCCTGTCCCGGATCGCCGACGCGATCACCGACCTCACCAGCTTGGCTGACCACACCGACACCGTCGCCGTGGTCAGCCACGGTGGCGTCATCAACGCGCTGCTGCACCGCGTGCTGGGCACCGAGCGGATCCTCGCCTTCCAGATCGACTACGCCTCGGTGACCCGGCTGCTGTGCTCACGCTCCGGCGCGTTCAGCGTCGCCGAGGTGAATGGAACCGCGCACGTCTGGGATCTGTTGCCCCGCAACCAAAACCGCTAG
- a CDS encoding GMC oxidoreductase, translating into MTAFDYDVLVIGSGFGGSVSALRLTEKGYRVGVIEAGRRWDPQDLPKSNWNVRKAIWAPRLGCVGPQRLTVLGKCLVASGAAVGGGSIIYGNTLYEPLPDFYTDRAWAHITDWRAELAPYYDQAKRMLGVNPNPRMTPADDALLQVATDLGVADTFHATNVGVFFNEGREGQTVPDPYFGGAGPARAGCTHCALCFTGCPGNAKNTTTLNYLWLAEQAGAQIIPMTTVTAVRPLPGGGYGVDTRRSTGPLARRRRTLTAEQVVFAAAALGTQKLLHTMRRDGVLPHLSPRLGELSRSNSEAILGARSRDRTDISTGVAITSSIHPEPNTHVEVCRYGPGQNAITVLTVPLVDGGPYRLARFALAAIRHPLVFLRSQNNHRASEKTVILLVMQSLDNSLTSYLRGRRMTTKQGVGEPNPTWIPVAHDIARRYADAIDGDPAGGVNDVMNIPATAHYIGGAVIGASAAEGVIDPYQRVYGHPGLHIADGSAITANLGVNPSLTITAQAERAMSFWPNKGEPDPRPPLGESYRRIDPVPPTSPAVPAGAPAALRLV; encoded by the coding sequence TTGACCGCGTTCGACTACGACGTCCTGGTCATCGGGTCCGGGTTCGGCGGCAGCGTCAGCGCGCTGCGGCTGACCGAGAAGGGCTACCGCGTCGGCGTCATCGAGGCCGGCAGGCGCTGGGACCCGCAAGACCTGCCGAAGTCCAACTGGAACGTCCGCAAGGCGATCTGGGCGCCGCGACTGGGCTGCGTCGGCCCGCAGCGCCTGACGGTGTTGGGCAAATGCCTGGTGGCCAGTGGCGCGGCGGTCGGCGGCGGGTCGATCATCTACGGCAACACCCTCTACGAGCCGCTGCCGGACTTCTACACCGACCGCGCCTGGGCGCATATCACCGACTGGCGCGCCGAGCTGGCCCCGTACTACGACCAGGCCAAGCGGATGCTGGGGGTGAACCCGAACCCGCGGATGACCCCCGCCGACGACGCGCTGCTCCAGGTGGCGACCGACCTCGGGGTGGCCGACACCTTCCACGCCACCAACGTCGGGGTGTTCTTCAACGAGGGCCGCGAGGGCCAGACCGTGCCGGACCCCTATTTCGGCGGGGCGGGACCGGCACGCGCCGGTTGCACGCACTGTGCCCTTTGCTTCACCGGTTGTCCCGGCAACGCCAAGAACACCACCACGCTGAACTACCTGTGGCTGGCCGAGCAGGCCGGCGCGCAGATCATTCCGATGACGACGGTGACCGCGGTGCGACCGCTGCCCGGCGGCGGCTACGGGGTGGACACCCGCCGCTCGACCGGCCCGCTGGCCCGCCGCCGGCGCACCCTGACCGCCGAGCAGGTGGTGTTCGCCGCGGCGGCGCTGGGCACCCAGAAACTGCTGCACACCATGCGCCGCGACGGGGTGCTGCCGCACCTGTCGCCGCGGCTGGGCGAACTGAGCCGCAGCAACTCCGAGGCCATCCTGGGCGCCCGCAGCCGGGACCGCACCGACATCTCCACCGGGGTGGCGATAACTTCCTCGATCCACCCGGAGCCCAACACCCACGTCGAGGTGTGCCGGTACGGCCCGGGGCAGAACGCGATCACCGTGCTGACGGTGCCGCTGGTCGACGGCGGACCGTACCGGCTGGCCCGGTTCGCGCTGGCCGCCATCCGGCACCCGCTGGTGTTCCTGCGCTCGCAGAACAACCACCGGGCGTCGGAGAAGACGGTCATCCTGCTGGTGATGCAGTCCCTGGACAACTCCCTGACCTCGTATCTGCGAGGCCGCCGGATGACCACGAAACAGGGTGTCGGGGAACCGAATCCGACCTGGATTCCGGTCGCGCATGATATCGCCCGCCGCTACGCCGACGCCATCGACGGCGATCCGGCCGGTGGGGTCAACGATGTGATGAACATTCCGGCGACCGCGCACTACATCGGCGGCGCGGTGATCGGAGCATCCGCAGCCGAGGGCGTCATCGACCCGTATCAGCGGGTGTACGGCCATCCCGGCCTGCACATCGCCGACGGGTCGGCGATCACGGCGAACCTGGGCGTCAACCCGTCGCTCACCATCACCGCGCAGGCCGAGCGGGCGATGTCGTTCTGGCCCAACAAGGGTGAGCCGGATCCCCGCCCCCCGCTCGGCGAATCCTACCGGCGCATCGATCCGGTGCCGCCGACGTCGCCCGCGGTGCCGGCCGGGGCGCCGGCCGCCCTGCGGCTGGTGTGA